A genome region from Ctenopharyngodon idella isolate HZGC_01 chromosome 5, HZGC01, whole genome shotgun sequence includes the following:
- the nsmfb gene encoding NMDA receptor synaptonuclear signaling and neuronal migration factor isoform X4, with the protein MGTAVSKKKNLRNDAISSVAAKVRAARAFGEYLSHTHPENRNGADHLLSDTFIGQDTDSPDISRLNNNNSLQPYSQHTLIVKPSQEEVQPGCQSAPLHTSSKRRLSVERSLSSEDQQHQKRAESSLKPARVYTITRERDMLGGQGSEESLELEVLKRTADAPKTNAPSSLHGSHHRGSHHRGNNGPTHQHHYGHAPLTQPLQSSGSAHNIRDWGSRRSRSREDCTPDCVACIRPHCQSQRSLDLETSPHGGGKQHKKLERMYSEDRVSTEDREDHTNSWFPKENMFSFQTATTTMQANFRKHLRMVGSRRVKAQTFADRKAKSFSRSWSDPTPVKPDSLHDSRDSGDLQASSGNLDEEDCDDVDWEEERESERAACEGDDFIPPKIMLISSKVPKAEYVPNIIRRDDPSIIPILYDHEHATFDDILEEIEKKLTAYRKGCKIWNMLIFCQGGPGHLYLLKNKVATFAKVEKEEDMIQFWKRLGRFMSLLNPEPNLIHIMGCYVLGNANGEKKKVIQVWNSMMMREFLGGELCL; encoded by the exons AGCAGCTCGAGCATTTGGAGAGtatctttctcacacacaccctGAGAACCGCAACGGAGCAG ATCATTTGCTGTCTGACACCTTCATTGGTCAAGACACAGACTCCCCGGACATCAGCCGACTGAACAACAATAACAGCCTACAGCCATATTCCCAACACACTCTCATAGTCAAGCCCAGTCAAGAAGAGGTTCAGCCAGGCTGCCAGTCCGCGCCCCTTCATACCAGTTCCAAGCGTCGTCTCTCCGTAGAACGCAGCCTTTCTTCTGAGGACCAGCAGCATCAAAAGCGTGCGGAGAGCTCTTTGAAGCCAGCACGTGTCTACACCATTACCAGGGAGCGAGATATGCTCGGGGGCCAGGGAAGCGAGGAGAGCCTGGAGCTAGAGGTGCTGAAGAGGACCGCAGACGCGCCTAAAACCAATGCTCCCTCCAGTTTACATGGCAGCCATCATCGAGGAAGCCACCATCGTGGAAACAACGGCCCCACCCACCAGCATCACTATGGCCATGCACCTCTGACCCAACCTTTGCAGAGCTCAGGGAGTGCCCATAACATCCGGGACTGGGGGTCGAGACGGAGCAGGTCTAGAGAGGACTGCACGCCGGATTGTGTTGCCTGTATTCGGCCACACTGCCAGAGCCAGCGCTCTCTGGACCTTGAGACGTCACCTCACGGTGGTGGCAAACAGCACAAGAAGCTGGAGAGAATGTACAGTGAGGACCGTGTGTCCACTGAAGATCGAG AGGATCACACAAACAGCTGGTTCCCTAAAGAGAACATGTTCAGCTTTCAGACTGCGACCACCACCATGCAAGC AAACTTCCGGAAACATCTGAGGATGGTGGGCAGCAGGAGGGTGAAGGCCCAGA CATTTGCTGATCGCAAAGCGAAGAGTTTCAGCCGCTCCTGGAGTGACCCCACACCCGTCAAGCCTGACTCTCTCCATGACTCCAGAGACA GTGGAGACCTCCAGGCGTCGTCTGGCAATCTGGATGAAGAAGACTGTGATGATGTTGACtgggaggaagagagagagtcGGAAAGAGCAGCCTGCGAGGGCGATGACTTCATCCCACCCAAAATCATG CTAATTTCATCAAAAGTACCAAAGGCTGAGTACGTTCCCAACATCATCCGCCGGGACGACCCCTCCATAATCCCTATTCTCTAT GATCATGAACATGCCACCTTTGATGACATACTAG AGGAGATTGAAAAGAAACTCACCGCCTACAGAAAAGGCTGCAAAATCTGGAACATGCTCATCTTCTGTCAG GGAGGTCCGGGTCATCTCTACCTACTGAAAAACAAAGTGGCCACATTTGCTAAAGTAGAGAAGGAGGAAGATATGATTCA GTTCTGGAAGAGACTTGGCAGATTCATGAGTTTATTAAATCCTGAGCCCAACCTCATCCACATTATGGGCTGCTATGTGCTCGGCAATGCTAATGGAGAAAAG aagaaagtcatacaggtttggaacagcatgatgatgagagaatttttggGGGGTGAACTGTGCCTTTAA
- the nsmfb gene encoding NMDA receptor synaptonuclear signaling and neuronal migration factor isoform X5, translated as MGTAVSKKKNLRNDAISSVAAKVRAARAFGEYLSHTHPENRNGADHLLSDTFIGQDTDSPDISRLNNNNSLQPYSQHTLIVKPSQEEVQPGCQSAPLHTSSKRRLSVERSLSSEDQQHQKRAESSLKPARVYTITRERDMLGGQGSEESLELEVLKRTADAPKTNAPSSLHGSHHRGSHHRGNNGPTHQHHYGHAPLTQPLQSSGSAHNIRDWGSRRSRSREDCTPDCVACIRPHCQSQRSLDLETSPHGGGKQHKKLERMYSEDRVSTEDREDHTNSWFPKENMFSFQTATTTMQAISAFRGIAERKRRKREQEATALMERNFRKHLRMVGSRRVKAQTFADRKAKSFSRSWSDPTPVKPDSLHDSRDSGDLQASSGNLDEEDCDDVDWEEERESERAACEGDDFIPPKIMLISSKVPKAEYVPNIIRRDDPSIIPILYDHEHATFDDILEEIEKKLTAYRKGCKIWNMLIFCQGGPGHLYLLKNKVATFAKVEKEEDMIQFWKRLGRFMSLLNPEPNLIHIMGCYVLGNANGEKLFQNLKRLMKPHAIEFKSPLELSAQGKEMIEMYFDFRLYRLWKSRQHSKLLDYDDLL; from the exons AGCAGCTCGAGCATTTGGAGAGtatctttctcacacacaccctGAGAACCGCAACGGAGCAG ATCATTTGCTGTCTGACACCTTCATTGGTCAAGACACAGACTCCCCGGACATCAGCCGACTGAACAACAATAACAGCCTACAGCCATATTCCCAACACACTCTCATAGTCAAGCCCAGTCAAGAAGAGGTTCAGCCAGGCTGCCAGTCCGCGCCCCTTCATACCAGTTCCAAGCGTCGTCTCTCCGTAGAACGCAGCCTTTCTTCTGAGGACCAGCAGCATCAAAAGCGTGCGGAGAGCTCTTTGAAGCCAGCACGTGTCTACACCATTACCAGGGAGCGAGATATGCTCGGGGGCCAGGGAAGCGAGGAGAGCCTGGAGCTAGAGGTGCTGAAGAGGACCGCAGACGCGCCTAAAACCAATGCTCCCTCCAGTTTACATGGCAGCCATCATCGAGGAAGCCACCATCGTGGAAACAACGGCCCCACCCACCAGCATCACTATGGCCATGCACCTCTGACCCAACCTTTGCAGAGCTCAGGGAGTGCCCATAACATCCGGGACTGGGGGTCGAGACGGAGCAGGTCTAGAGAGGACTGCACGCCGGATTGTGTTGCCTGTATTCGGCCACACTGCCAGAGCCAGCGCTCTCTGGACCTTGAGACGTCACCTCACGGTGGTGGCAAACAGCACAAGAAGCTGGAGAGAATGTACAGTGAGGACCGTGTGTCCACTGAAGATCGAG AGGATCACACAAACAGCTGGTTCCCTAAAGAGAACATGTTCAGCTTTCAGACTGCGACCACCACCATGCAAGC AATATC GGCGTTCCGTGGAAttgcagagagaaagaggaggaaAAGAGAGCAAGAGGCCACCGCACTGATGGAGAG AAACTTCCGGAAACATCTGAGGATGGTGGGCAGCAGGAGGGTGAAGGCCCAGA CATTTGCTGATCGCAAAGCGAAGAGTTTCAGCCGCTCCTGGAGTGACCCCACACCCGTCAAGCCTGACTCTCTCCATGACTCCAGAGACA GTGGAGACCTCCAGGCGTCGTCTGGCAATCTGGATGAAGAAGACTGTGATGATGTTGACtgggaggaagagagagagtcGGAAAGAGCAGCCTGCGAGGGCGATGACTTCATCCCACCCAAAATCATG CTAATTTCATCAAAAGTACCAAAGGCTGAGTACGTTCCCAACATCATCCGCCGGGACGACCCCTCCATAATCCCTATTCTCTAT GATCATGAACATGCCACCTTTGATGACATACTAG AGGAGATTGAAAAGAAACTCACCGCCTACAGAAAAGGCTGCAAAATCTGGAACATGCTCATCTTCTGTCAG GGAGGTCCGGGTCATCTCTACCTACTGAAAAACAAAGTGGCCACATTTGCTAAAGTAGAGAAGGAGGAAGATATGATTCA GTTCTGGAAGAGACTTGGCAGATTCATGAGTTTATTAAATCCTGAGCCCAACCTCATCCACATTATGGGCTGCTATGTGCTCGGCAATGCTAATGGAGAAAAG CTTTTTCAAAACCTCAAGAGACTGATGAAACCTCATGCCATTGAGTTTAAGTCTCCATTGGAGCTATCAGCTCAGG GTAAGGAGATGATCGAGATGTACTTCGACTTTCGCCTCTACCGCTTGTGGAAGAGCCGTCAGCACTCCAAACTTCTTGACTACGATGACCTTCTGTGA
- the nsmfb gene encoding NMDA receptor synaptonuclear signaling and neuronal migration factor isoform X1, with the protein MGTAVSKKKNLRNDAISSVAAKVRAARAFGEYLSHTHPENRNGADHLLSDTFIGQDTDSPDISRLNNNNSLQPYSQHTLIVKPSQEEVQPGCQSAPLHTSSKRRLSVERSLSSEDQQHQKRAESSLKPARVYTITRERDMLGGQGSEESLELEVLKRTADAPKTNAPSSLHGSHHRGSHHRGNNGPTHQHHYGHAPLTQPLQSSGSAHNIRDWGSRRSRSREDCTPDCVACIRPHCQSQRSLDLETSPHGGGKQHKKLERMYSEDRVSTEDREDHTNSWFPKENMFSFQTATTTMQANFRKHLRMVGSRRVKAQTFADRKAKSFSRSWSDPTPVKPDSLHDSRDSGDLQASSGNLDEEDCDDVDWEEERESERAACEGDDFIPPKIMLISSKVPKAEYVPNIIRRDDPSIIPILYDHEHATFDDILEEIEKKLTAYRKGCKIWNMLIFCQGGPGHLYLLKNKVATFAKVEKEEDMIQFWKRLGRFMSLLNPEPNLIHIMGCYVLGNANGEKLFQNLKRLMKPHAIEFKSPLELSAQGKEMIEMYFDFRLYRLWKSRQHSKLLDYDDLL; encoded by the exons AGCAGCTCGAGCATTTGGAGAGtatctttctcacacacaccctGAGAACCGCAACGGAGCAG ATCATTTGCTGTCTGACACCTTCATTGGTCAAGACACAGACTCCCCGGACATCAGCCGACTGAACAACAATAACAGCCTACAGCCATATTCCCAACACACTCTCATAGTCAAGCCCAGTCAAGAAGAGGTTCAGCCAGGCTGCCAGTCCGCGCCCCTTCATACCAGTTCCAAGCGTCGTCTCTCCGTAGAACGCAGCCTTTCTTCTGAGGACCAGCAGCATCAAAAGCGTGCGGAGAGCTCTTTGAAGCCAGCACGTGTCTACACCATTACCAGGGAGCGAGATATGCTCGGGGGCCAGGGAAGCGAGGAGAGCCTGGAGCTAGAGGTGCTGAAGAGGACCGCAGACGCGCCTAAAACCAATGCTCCCTCCAGTTTACATGGCAGCCATCATCGAGGAAGCCACCATCGTGGAAACAACGGCCCCACCCACCAGCATCACTATGGCCATGCACCTCTGACCCAACCTTTGCAGAGCTCAGGGAGTGCCCATAACATCCGGGACTGGGGGTCGAGACGGAGCAGGTCTAGAGAGGACTGCACGCCGGATTGTGTTGCCTGTATTCGGCCACACTGCCAGAGCCAGCGCTCTCTGGACCTTGAGACGTCACCTCACGGTGGTGGCAAACAGCACAAGAAGCTGGAGAGAATGTACAGTGAGGACCGTGTGTCCACTGAAGATCGAG AGGATCACACAAACAGCTGGTTCCCTAAAGAGAACATGTTCAGCTTTCAGACTGCGACCACCACCATGCAAGC AAACTTCCGGAAACATCTGAGGATGGTGGGCAGCAGGAGGGTGAAGGCCCAGA CATTTGCTGATCGCAAAGCGAAGAGTTTCAGCCGCTCCTGGAGTGACCCCACACCCGTCAAGCCTGACTCTCTCCATGACTCCAGAGACA GTGGAGACCTCCAGGCGTCGTCTGGCAATCTGGATGAAGAAGACTGTGATGATGTTGACtgggaggaagagagagagtcGGAAAGAGCAGCCTGCGAGGGCGATGACTTCATCCCACCCAAAATCATG CTAATTTCATCAAAAGTACCAAAGGCTGAGTACGTTCCCAACATCATCCGCCGGGACGACCCCTCCATAATCCCTATTCTCTAT GATCATGAACATGCCACCTTTGATGACATACTAG AGGAGATTGAAAAGAAACTCACCGCCTACAGAAAAGGCTGCAAAATCTGGAACATGCTCATCTTCTGTCAG GGAGGTCCGGGTCATCTCTACCTACTGAAAAACAAAGTGGCCACATTTGCTAAAGTAGAGAAGGAGGAAGATATGATTCA GTTCTGGAAGAGACTTGGCAGATTCATGAGTTTATTAAATCCTGAGCCCAACCTCATCCACATTATGGGCTGCTATGTGCTCGGCAATGCTAATGGAGAAAAG CTTTTTCAAAACCTCAAGAGACTGATGAAACCTCATGCCATTGAGTTTAAGTCTCCATTGGAGCTATCAGCTCAGG GTAAGGAGATGATCGAGATGTACTTCGACTTTCGCCTCTACCGCTTGTGGAAGAGCCGTCAGCACTCCAAACTTCTTGACTACGATGACCTTCTGTGA
- the nsmfb gene encoding NMDA receptor synaptonuclear signaling and neuronal migration factor isoform X2: MMRFLLLPQKLARAFGEYLSHTHPENRNGADHLLSDTFIGQDTDSPDISRLNNNNSLQPYSQHTLIVKPSQEEVQPGCQSAPLHTSSKRRLSVERSLSSEDQQHQKRAESSLKPARVYTITRERDMLGGQGSEESLELEVLKRTADAPKTNAPSSLHGSHHRGSHHRGNNGPTHQHHYGHAPLTQPLQSSGSAHNIRDWGSRRSRSREDCTPDCVACIRPHCQSQRSLDLETSPHGGGKQHKKLERMYSEDRVSTEDREDHTNSWFPKENMFSFQTATTTMQANFRKHLRMVGSRRVKAQTFADRKAKSFSRSWSDPTPVKPDSLHDSRDSGDLQASSGNLDEEDCDDVDWEEERESERAACEGDDFIPPKIMLISSKVPKAEYVPNIIRRDDPSIIPILYDHEHATFDDILEEIEKKLTAYRKGCKIWNMLIFCQGGPGHLYLLKNKVATFAKVEKEEDMIQFWKRLGRFMSLLNPEPNLIHIMGCYVLGNANGEKLFQNLKRLMKPHAIEFKSPLELSAQGKEMIEMYFDFRLYRLWKSRQHSKLLDYDDLL; the protein is encoded by the exons CTCGAGCATTTGGAGAGtatctttctcacacacaccctGAGAACCGCAACGGAGCAG ATCATTTGCTGTCTGACACCTTCATTGGTCAAGACACAGACTCCCCGGACATCAGCCGACTGAACAACAATAACAGCCTACAGCCATATTCCCAACACACTCTCATAGTCAAGCCCAGTCAAGAAGAGGTTCAGCCAGGCTGCCAGTCCGCGCCCCTTCATACCAGTTCCAAGCGTCGTCTCTCCGTAGAACGCAGCCTTTCTTCTGAGGACCAGCAGCATCAAAAGCGTGCGGAGAGCTCTTTGAAGCCAGCACGTGTCTACACCATTACCAGGGAGCGAGATATGCTCGGGGGCCAGGGAAGCGAGGAGAGCCTGGAGCTAGAGGTGCTGAAGAGGACCGCAGACGCGCCTAAAACCAATGCTCCCTCCAGTTTACATGGCAGCCATCATCGAGGAAGCCACCATCGTGGAAACAACGGCCCCACCCACCAGCATCACTATGGCCATGCACCTCTGACCCAACCTTTGCAGAGCTCAGGGAGTGCCCATAACATCCGGGACTGGGGGTCGAGACGGAGCAGGTCTAGAGAGGACTGCACGCCGGATTGTGTTGCCTGTATTCGGCCACACTGCCAGAGCCAGCGCTCTCTGGACCTTGAGACGTCACCTCACGGTGGTGGCAAACAGCACAAGAAGCTGGAGAGAATGTACAGTGAGGACCGTGTGTCCACTGAAGATCGAG AGGATCACACAAACAGCTGGTTCCCTAAAGAGAACATGTTCAGCTTTCAGACTGCGACCACCACCATGCAAGC AAACTTCCGGAAACATCTGAGGATGGTGGGCAGCAGGAGGGTGAAGGCCCAGA CATTTGCTGATCGCAAAGCGAAGAGTTTCAGCCGCTCCTGGAGTGACCCCACACCCGTCAAGCCTGACTCTCTCCATGACTCCAGAGACA GTGGAGACCTCCAGGCGTCGTCTGGCAATCTGGATGAAGAAGACTGTGATGATGTTGACtgggaggaagagagagagtcGGAAAGAGCAGCCTGCGAGGGCGATGACTTCATCCCACCCAAAATCATG CTAATTTCATCAAAAGTACCAAAGGCTGAGTACGTTCCCAACATCATCCGCCGGGACGACCCCTCCATAATCCCTATTCTCTAT GATCATGAACATGCCACCTTTGATGACATACTAG AGGAGATTGAAAAGAAACTCACCGCCTACAGAAAAGGCTGCAAAATCTGGAACATGCTCATCTTCTGTCAG GGAGGTCCGGGTCATCTCTACCTACTGAAAAACAAAGTGGCCACATTTGCTAAAGTAGAGAAGGAGGAAGATATGATTCA GTTCTGGAAGAGACTTGGCAGATTCATGAGTTTATTAAATCCTGAGCCCAACCTCATCCACATTATGGGCTGCTATGTGCTCGGCAATGCTAATGGAGAAAAG CTTTTTCAAAACCTCAAGAGACTGATGAAACCTCATGCCATTGAGTTTAAGTCTCCATTGGAGCTATCAGCTCAGG GTAAGGAGATGATCGAGATGTACTTCGACTTTCGCCTCTACCGCTTGTGGAAGAGCCGTCAGCACTCCAAACTTCTTGACTACGATGACCTTCTGTGA
- the nsmfb gene encoding NMDA receptor synaptonuclear signaling and neuronal migration factor isoform X3 has protein sequence MMRFLLLPQKLDHLLSDTFIGQDTDSPDISRLNNNNSLQPYSQHTLIVKPSQEEVQPGCQSAPLHTSSKRRLSVERSLSSEDQQHQKRAESSLKPARVYTITRERDMLGGQGSEESLELEVLKRTADAPKTNAPSSLHGSHHRGSHHRGNNGPTHQHHYGHAPLTQPLQSSGSAHNIRDWGSRRSRSREDCTPDCVACIRPHCQSQRSLDLETSPHGGGKQHKKLERMYSEDRVSTEDREDHTNSWFPKENMFSFQTATTTMQANFRKHLRMVGSRRVKAQTFADRKAKSFSRSWSDPTPVKPDSLHDSRDSGDLQASSGNLDEEDCDDVDWEEERESERAACEGDDFIPPKIMLISSKVPKAEYVPNIIRRDDPSIIPILYDHEHATFDDILEEIEKKLTAYRKGCKIWNMLIFCQGGPGHLYLLKNKVATFAKVEKEEDMIQFWKRLGRFMSLLNPEPNLIHIMGCYVLGNANGEKLFQNLKRLMKPHAIEFKSPLELSAQGKEMIEMYFDFRLYRLWKSRQHSKLLDYDDLL, from the exons ATCATTTGCTGTCTGACACCTTCATTGGTCAAGACACAGACTCCCCGGACATCAGCCGACTGAACAACAATAACAGCCTACAGCCATATTCCCAACACACTCTCATAGTCAAGCCCAGTCAAGAAGAGGTTCAGCCAGGCTGCCAGTCCGCGCCCCTTCATACCAGTTCCAAGCGTCGTCTCTCCGTAGAACGCAGCCTTTCTTCTGAGGACCAGCAGCATCAAAAGCGTGCGGAGAGCTCTTTGAAGCCAGCACGTGTCTACACCATTACCAGGGAGCGAGATATGCTCGGGGGCCAGGGAAGCGAGGAGAGCCTGGAGCTAGAGGTGCTGAAGAGGACCGCAGACGCGCCTAAAACCAATGCTCCCTCCAGTTTACATGGCAGCCATCATCGAGGAAGCCACCATCGTGGAAACAACGGCCCCACCCACCAGCATCACTATGGCCATGCACCTCTGACCCAACCTTTGCAGAGCTCAGGGAGTGCCCATAACATCCGGGACTGGGGGTCGAGACGGAGCAGGTCTAGAGAGGACTGCACGCCGGATTGTGTTGCCTGTATTCGGCCACACTGCCAGAGCCAGCGCTCTCTGGACCTTGAGACGTCACCTCACGGTGGTGGCAAACAGCACAAGAAGCTGGAGAGAATGTACAGTGAGGACCGTGTGTCCACTGAAGATCGAG AGGATCACACAAACAGCTGGTTCCCTAAAGAGAACATGTTCAGCTTTCAGACTGCGACCACCACCATGCAAGC AAACTTCCGGAAACATCTGAGGATGGTGGGCAGCAGGAGGGTGAAGGCCCAGA CATTTGCTGATCGCAAAGCGAAGAGTTTCAGCCGCTCCTGGAGTGACCCCACACCCGTCAAGCCTGACTCTCTCCATGACTCCAGAGACA GTGGAGACCTCCAGGCGTCGTCTGGCAATCTGGATGAAGAAGACTGTGATGATGTTGACtgggaggaagagagagagtcGGAAAGAGCAGCCTGCGAGGGCGATGACTTCATCCCACCCAAAATCATG CTAATTTCATCAAAAGTACCAAAGGCTGAGTACGTTCCCAACATCATCCGCCGGGACGACCCCTCCATAATCCCTATTCTCTAT GATCATGAACATGCCACCTTTGATGACATACTAG AGGAGATTGAAAAGAAACTCACCGCCTACAGAAAAGGCTGCAAAATCTGGAACATGCTCATCTTCTGTCAG GGAGGTCCGGGTCATCTCTACCTACTGAAAAACAAAGTGGCCACATTTGCTAAAGTAGAGAAGGAGGAAGATATGATTCA GTTCTGGAAGAGACTTGGCAGATTCATGAGTTTATTAAATCCTGAGCCCAACCTCATCCACATTATGGGCTGCTATGTGCTCGGCAATGCTAATGGAGAAAAG CTTTTTCAAAACCTCAAGAGACTGATGAAACCTCATGCCATTGAGTTTAAGTCTCCATTGGAGCTATCAGCTCAGG GTAAGGAGATGATCGAGATGTACTTCGACTTTCGCCTCTACCGCTTGTGGAAGAGCCGTCAGCACTCCAAACTTCTTGACTACGATGACCTTCTGTGA